In the Orcinus orca chromosome 19, mOrcOrc1.1, whole genome shotgun sequence genome, CTAGGCTAGCTAGGGTACAAGGCATAAACAGACGACTTTGTCCACGGAGAGCTACCATCTGGAGGGCACTCACATCTAACATCTAAGGAGAACCTGGGGTGACTAGATTCTAGACCCTGTAAGATCAGAGGACAGCTTTCCTTCTGAGGAACTGTGGGTGTTTGGGGGGATTCCCTCCCAGAGCcagcctcccccttcccttccccagactGAGCTCTCCCTCACCTGTTGAGACAACCTGGCAGCTGCAGCGCAGGGGCCCCGCCAGCCTGGCTCAAGCCCGCGGGGTTGGGGGCGGCAGCCCCATTCAACCCCCCCAGGAGCCCATTGAGGGGCAGGGCCCCGCTGCCCGCCAGCCCCCCCAGCAGCCCCTCAGCCAGGGGCATAGCCCCCAGCCCCGCTGCCCCGGGTGCCCGGCCTAGCCCATTCTGTGGCTGGGGCGGGAGCGGGGCAGGGCCCCCAGGCAGGGCCAGGGGCAGAGTAGCAGGGCTCTGCTGGAGCAGGGGCAGCGGTGGGGGCGTGCTGTGGAAGGACAGCGACGAGCTGCTGCGGCTTGGGCAGCCTGAGTGTGggtcctggggagggagggggaagggaggggtcagAGGGGCAGGGGGCCAGCATGACCTTTCTGGCCCCCCGGCCCGGCACCCACCAGCATTCTCACAGAGCACAgccccccccccttcccccaggcAGAGCCACCCAGGAAGAAGCAAGGCCCGGGATAAAGGATAAGAATCCAAACAGTCTTCACAAGTCACTTCCTAGGGGCCCAGCATCCCTCACGATGCTTGTTTAACACTGAACAGTGATGACGGTAGTGACCACCTGGTGAACCAGACCCAGGGTTCAGTGCCTGACCTGTACTAACTCGTTACTGCCTTTTTATGGGTGAAACCACTGGTTCTTAAACAGGCTAAACAACTCTGCAGGCAGCTGGAGTGAAAGATTCAGGCTCAAATCCCATGTCCACAATTTAATGGCTTGAGTGGCTTCTCTGTTTTAGTTTCCTCACTCATAACACGGGGGTAAGAGGAGAACCTATTCCATAAAACTATTGTGAAgacaaaacacacacaccctttaAAAGTCTCAGCACAAGACGTGACAAAGGGCAAGTATGCAATTAATGTCGGTTACTATTATGACTATTGTTGCCCAAGTCACACATTTAGAAAGTAGCAGGGAGAACAAGAACCCACTTTGTTTGATTTCCAGAAACAACCACAATATAACAATAGCAACGGCTCCCCCAACCGCCAGCAATTACACGGGGATTATTTTGTGTGCAGCTACAACAAACTATAATAAACTCTTCACAAACACTTCTCAAAGAGGCCTTCCCTAACCACCTTATATTCAGAGAAGAACCCCACCCTCCATTCTTTCTCATAGCCCTCAAATTATTTCCATCTTAGTAATTTTCCTGATTTGTAATTATTGATTTTCTTGGATTGAGCCTGTCTCCAGGAGCAAAACTGTCCGATTTGCTCACTCATTGCTTAGCCAATGCCTGGAGCTAAGTAGGCACCTCATAATGATTACTTatttaatgaaagaatgaatgggtCAGTCAACCAATTACTCAGCCAATCACTCCATTGTCCAGCCTCCAATAGCCGCAAGGTAGAGATGCAACTAGAAGGCCCTTGCACCTCCCCACTCCTGCCCGTCCCTGGTGCCCCTCCCCGTGGCGCCCACCTCGGAAGACGTGGACAGCGAGTTGTCCAGGCCCAGACTGTTCTTCCCCGGAGGGCTCTTGCTGGTGCTCAAGGAATCGCTGCTGCCGGCTGAGGGAGGGAGATCACGGAAGGAGGTCAGGGGCTGGAGTCAGGGCCAGTTCTGACCGCACAGCAGAAGCCCCCATCCCCGGGCTGGGTGGGATTCCCCTTACCTTGGGGAGGCAGGCCATAGGGCCCAGGGACAGGGCCGTTGGTGGCAGGCAGGGCGGCAGGCAGGGCGGCGAAGGGCACAGAGAGTTGCACGTTGAGAATCTGCAGTCGCTCTTTCTTAGCCGTAAGGCTCAGGATCTGCTCCTGAAGCCTCTGGTTTTCCTTCTGCAGTGCATGCAGCGCCTTCAGCATCTCCACGACTGCAGACAGAAGGCGAGAGCGCCTGAGCCCCGCGGGCCTGGaaaggctgggggcggggccaggtGACCGGGGGCGGGGCCTGACAAAGGAAATAGGACTGAGACCTAGCAGAGAAGGCGCCGGCTAGCGAGGGACTCAGGTGAGTCCTGGGGAGCTAGAGGTGTGAGGACAACGGGTGGGGCCTGAGGCTTGGGGTGGAGTCCAAGTGCTTGGGAGGGAAGGGGCGGGCGGAAGTTGGGGCTTAGTAAAATAAGGGCCAGGAGGTCGTGAGCGCCAAAAGCCCTGCGAAGAGGGGGCGGGCCCAGGAGCAGGACCCAGCGAGGGTTAAAGGCAAGGCCAGCGGTTGGCCAGAGTTAAGGCAGGGGCGGGGCCGCAGGCGGAACCGTAAAGACGTTTGGGGACCTGGGAGAGAAAGGTGACCGAGTCTGGGGGTGTCCTAGGACAGGTCACCCAGCCCGACGTCACCCCTTCTCACTGTTGACTCCGGCCTCGCCATCGCCCTGCTTCTCCAGCAGCTGCTCCATGTTGGTCGTTCCGGGGGCCGCTGGGTCCAACTGGCCACCCCCGCAGGGTGCTGTCTGGTCGAAGAGTGCTGGGAGACTGCTGATTGGGGACCTGGGGTCAGAAGGGAAAACCGAGCTCAGGCTTACCTCACTCCCCCACTCCTgtctccctgccctcctcctcccgcCTTAGGGGTTTCAGTCATCCCCTCTGGATCCCAACCTCTTCCCCGCGCCCGCCTCTCCGCTCTCTCCTCCCTGACGGTCCCTCCACCccgctcccagcccctcccccaagccgCCACTCTCTCCCTCACATGGAAGACAGACTCTCCTGGGGGGAGGTCCCCCGACATCGGAAGCTGCAGTCCTCCAGGTCTGGCTCTTGGAAggagaaggagggcagggatcaGCGAGGAAGAGGTGCCGTCGGCCTCACAGTCCCCGCCTGGGAAGTGGGTGCGGGATCTGGGACCGTACCGCAGACCCCTTTCCCCAGGATCTCCCAACCCCAGATAGCCAGTTCTAGTTCTTAAGGCGCTGGGAGCCCTGGCTTGGAAACCCAGCGCCATGGGAGGCAAAGCCATGAGATCtcgtcccttcctccttctctaggCAGAAAGGCTCCTGCAGCCTGGCTACTTTCAGATCCACCTCctaatttttttcctggaaaacttACAACTTCAGAGTCATAGAAACTTGGGGCCTACACAGTCCTGAGTTGAACTTGGATATGatacttacttgctgtgtgaccgtGGGCTTGAAACTAACCTCTCTGAAGTGATTGTTACGAGGATTAAAATGAGGTAGTAAATGTGAAGCGTTAATCTGAACGGCTTAGCTGGCATGCAGCAAGgccttaattactgtagctattATAATCAGTTTTATATGACCTTTATATTAATAAACTAAAACATTAGACGTCAAAACCCTCTGTTGGGCCACTGAATTCCACTTTGCGTTTTGGCAAAATACAGTCACCTACTCTGTAGGGTTCTTAATTCTGGAATCAGATTGGCCCCCTTAAGGCTTACCTGAACTGGTAAGCCCCGCCCTCCAGCCGGCCAGGTGGTACCGCTGCACCAATCAGCTCTCTGGGGCTGGGTTGACtctccagggagagggaggggcacttGTGATCCGCCCCCTTAACTCCTAAATACCCAGAGAGGCTGCTGTCCAGCTGGTGGGATCTCTGTAAACTCTGATCCCAAGAACTCACTAAGAGGCCAGCAGGGAGCTAGGCTACACCGGTAGGAGAACGAGGCTTGGGGCCAGGGTACCAGAATTTCAGCTGCTGCGCTGCCTTTCCCTACCCCAActgccttgagcaagtcattcatctctctgcctttttgttttgtgagATGGAGCAGTATTTATTCTGCCCTGTCCTGTCCCGCCTCCTCACGGGGGTTTTAACGTGAAAGTGTAGGTTTGTCGTGTGTGGAATGTTTTTTTGCAGGGTGGGCAATGGCCAGAGGGTGCGGGCAGCCAGAAAGCCCTCCCATCCTTTCTGGGGTGACAAGCAGGTGACAGGGGCCCCTCAGGCCTTTGGGAAGAAAGGGGAATGGGGTCAGAGACTCACATACCTGTGTGGCTGCTCTCGGCTTGGGTGAGGAGGGGGTTAACGGCACCCATGGGGGTTCCAAAGATGTGGGTAGAAGGGAGACTAAAGGTGGAGCCAGCCAGAGAAAACACCTGAGGGAAAGGAGGTAGAGTCCAGCCTGGTGGTTATTCTTGGATCTAGAGCACAACTGTGTGCACCGGGGTGGAGGGGACCAGGCgtgctggggaggagagaggaccagagagagggagaagttcTGGTGGTGAGCAAGCCCAATCTCTCAAATTCCCATGGGAAGCTGGGGTCCTCAGCAGGCTGTCCCCCACCTGCCCAGGGATGGCGGAGCCCAGGAGTAAGGCCTCACCTGAGTGGTGGAGATAgaagcagaggaggaagggagggtgcTGGTGAATGGGGAGCGGCTGAGGCGGGGCAAGGCCGAGGTCCCTGGGGGCCCCAGAAGGCTGGAGGAGAGGGGGGTGCTGCAGACAGCCCGCAGCATTCCACCACCGTGGGAGATGGGGTCCTTATTACTGGTGTAGATGCCTACAGGCAcaagacagacacagagggaagcttagagtcacccctcccccacgcccCACCTTAGTCAGGTGGCTAGAGCAGCCTCTCCCCAAGGAGAACACTCCCCTGGATCTGGCCACACACCAGTCTCACCCTCTTGCTGCAAAGATGTCACTTCTTGCTTGGGTGACATCTGCTTGCCATGCCTGCTTATTCCACTGCCCTGCTAAACCTGGAGAATTCCCAGTTTTTCTAATCCCCCAACCCAAACTTGGTTAAGTCCTGTTGGCAATCTCTCCCGCTACAACCATGCAGAAAATGGGTATGGGGGAGTGTCTCAGAGGTGACTGTCACCTGCATCCTTTGTCTTCTGGAGCAGTTTCTATCGCATTTCCTTCTAACTGCATGTTTGTGCCTCTGTCCCCTCACTAGACTGGCTGGGCCCTGAGATACCCTCCATCCCCAAGGGTCACTAACCTGCCCCCAGCAGTGGGGACTCCAGGCTCAGGCTGGGCAGGCTCCCGGAAGGCCCAAAGGTACGGGAGGCCAGACCACCCAGGCCAGAGCTGACAAGGGAACCTCCGGAGAAGGGTGAGGCAGCAGTGGCGGTAAAGCCAGCCAGCTGGGCAccgggcagggagggaagggccGGGCCCCCGGTGCCCTCCTTGTTGCGGCTGCCCTTGGGACGGCCTGGCCCGTGTCGGCTCCTCTTGCTGGCTTTGTGCTTCTTCTCCTTCAGGCCTGTCTCAGGGGCCTCCTCAACAGGCACAGGGGCGGCGCTCAGTGTGGGCATCCGCTTGTGGGTGCCTGCTGAGGTCCCGGACCCTGAGACGTGGGGTGACTTATAGTCCCCAGGGGACGGGGCCCGGGCCCGGCCCGagctggaggtggtggtggagaaGCGCATGATGGGCCCAAAGccagagaagaccaccttctgCTCAAAGAGGTCAGCCTTGGGGGGCTCGGgggctgagggagagggaggagctgAAGGGGGGCGCGCTGCGGGCTTGGAGTACTTGTCCTCCTCTGGCTGCTCCAACTTGGGGAATGCAGAGAAGTCAGGGGAGCTCTGCAGGGACGAAACTGCAGAGGGGGAAACGGAATTACAGCTGGACCTCAgatcccctgcctccctcccactcagTGTGCACTAGTAGAGAGAACTCTGGTCAGGGGATGGGGAAGCTGAGTTTCCTGTCCCAGCTCGGCCACTGTGTCTGTGTCCTGGGACGAGTGTCCCCGCCCTCCAGCTTTCCCACCTGTGATAAAGTAGGAGGAGAATAACTCCCACCCTAGTGAGCTCACTCTGATGACTACAGAGATTACAGGAGATTAGAGTTGGTGCTTTAAACATGGTACCTGACAGCGTAAGTGCAGGGGATAATGAATATGGTTATGGGGGTTGGAGAGGTGGGCCCTGAGGGAGACCGGAGGGGAGTTCCACCTCGAGAGGAGAGGGCTGAGGGGAGGGTGTGGATGGGAGTCACTTGGTGGGGATCCCCCCGACCCCAACCACTTTAGGAAGCAAATGAGACGCAAACCAACATAAAAAGGCCCTTGGTAGAAAAGCTCAGGGCCAAAGACTGTCCCGCTCCCAGCCTCCTCCGGGACGCCCACACTCACCTGCAGGCTGGAAGGGCCccccagaggaggaggaagaggaggaggaagaagaggaggaggcggAGGTAAAGCTGCTCACACCTTTCCCACTGCTCAGCTTCTTCCCCTTGTGACTCAGGCCATGGCTGGAAGACTTTTTCCCCTTTGAGTCCCTGCTGCTTTCAGAAGTCTCCTGAGTGCTGGCCTCgtggtgggaggaggaggaagctgaggaggAGAcctgagggaaggaggagaggaaggctcGAGGCCGGCCCCCAGGGTCTGGGCTCACCCTGACTTGGGAGCGGAGCAGGACACAGGACCTAGGGCTCTACTGGGGGAGCCCAGAGTTAGCTTCAGGAAGGATTTTCGGGCAAGGGGATAGTGGCAGGAGCTCCTAGACCAGGGAGATGGGGGGCAGCTCTGTAACTTCTGGGTGTGAAGAGTTGGGAGCTCTGAACCCAAGAAACTGTCTGTCCTTCACCTCGGGCAGGCGAGAGATGAAAACAGTCTCAGAGTCTGTACCGATGCACGTATCTTCTTAGTCACTCATTTAAGAaatacttaggggcttccctggtggcgcagtggttgagagtccacctgccgatgcaggggacacgggttcgtgccccggtccgggaggatcccacatgccgtggagcggctgggcccgtgagccatggccgctgagcctacgcgtccggagcctgtgctccgcaacgggagaggccacaacagtgagaggcccgcgtaccgcaaaaaaagaaaaaaaaaaagaaatacttaggcCTAAAGGGCTGGACTTGTGTTGGGAACTGGTGTACGCAGGGAAGAGGAACTTCAAGGAGAATGGCCTCATTCCTGGGCCctccagtccccaccactccctccaTGCTCACCCCCAGAAGCAGCCACCTGGCCGACAGCCTGCTCCCTGGCCACTCCATGCCCTTCCTAGACAACCTGAGCTTCCATGCCCAGCCCTCTGCCCGGAGAGCCTAGCCTTCCTCTTCCCGGGAAACATCTTCTCCTTCCAAATCCAGCTCGAGAGCCCCCTCTTCCGTGAAGTCACCCTATAGCTACCTGGGGTGGAACAAATCTTTCTGTCCTCTTATTTCCGGGTATCGTGTACCCACCCACGTCAGCCATCAGGTGCCACACTGTACTGCAAGATACGGTCCCCCACGTCTGAGGGTGGCAGCAGTGGCTGGAAGAGCGGGGTCTCTGGGGTCTGTTAGCCTAGTGGGTTCTGCCGGTTACCACCGTGTTATGTTGTGTGGTCTCTCAACCTCACCGAGCTTCAGTGTCCTTATGGGGCTAATTATGCCTATTTGGAGAATTATGAGGACCACAATGCCAGACACATAGTATGGGGTCAATAATGAGGATGATTCTGATGGCATGGCTGCTAGTGATACACTGCAGAGACAGTGTCCTGTGGTGGTTAAGAGAACAGGCCTTCAAGCCCGACTGCCcgggttcaaatcttgactccaCCACTCCCTAGCTGTGTGCTTTTAGGCaaatgacttaacttctctgtgcctcagtttcttcatttattaaatgGGGTTAATAAAATACCTACTTCATTggattattttgaggattaaatgagcaaatccCCCAGGCATCCCCTCCATCCCCCTGTTCCAGAAGGGAGCCTGGCATGTGGTGAGTGAGTTAGGGCTTTGTATTACTACCAGGGATGGCTTTTCCTCCTGGTGGAGACCAGGTATTCAGTAAATGAACAAATGCCAGAGGGAGGATGGATGGGAGAATGAGAGCCACCCCGTGCTGCCCCTTCCTGGGCGGAGCCCTGgtctcttgtctttttctttgttcttttcaacAGCTGGAGTTCTGAAGGGAGCCAGATGTGGTTATGAGAGCAAGGGAGGAGAGGGCccagggggaggggtggctgaaatgctggggtgggtggagggggatGGGCAGAATGCTCCAACACATCCAAAGGGATGCCCAGCCACTGGGATAACTCCTAGATCTCTGGCCCTCTCTTTCCCCCTGCCTGCAAACCCCAGGGAAAGACCAGAGGGCGCAGACATCAAGCTTTTCCAGGTGAGCCCtgggcagcagggaggggagagggttacTGGGACAGTTGCCACAGCAACATCACCCTGGAAACCTGATACCTGAGCCTCCTGCTAAGATGCCCAGAGCTCTGCCAACCTCCTGAGGCCAGTGGAGGTGAATGGGGCAGTAATGGTGACAGGAGGAGGCAGCGTCTCCAGGCCCCTGTTCTCCTTCCATGGGGAGGACGGGCTggaaggaggggcagggagggctgcTCTGGCTTGGATTAGCCATTCCCTGGCCTCGGATAGGGCCTGCTGGTTGCTTATCCAGATGTTGCCAGTTTCTGGAGTCAGGCCTGACATGCCATGCCCCTACCGGGAAGGTGGGCTCGGTGAGGGTTTCAGGGTGTGGTCCACAGGCCTGCCCCGCAAGCCATCAGGGGCCACACTTTCAGTCCCTCCGGCCTGCATGGAGCGGGCTTTTGGTTAGGCGACAGGCTCTGGGCAGCCTCCTGATGCGGAGGAGGGATGAGAGTGAAGGggtcctctctgcctctctttggGGAAATGGGCCCCAGAAAATCAGAGAAGCACCGTGAGTACCGTACCTGCAGACAGGAGCCCAGTGCCGAGGCCCTCTGTCTGGACAGAGGCAGATGTGAACATCTGGCAGCCAGCAGGCAGGgtggtgccccccaccccacccctacctctCCTGGTTGGGCTGAGGAGCAGAGGCCCCTCCTGGGCTAGAAGAGGAGTagagcggggtggggtggggagcagaggcaTATTAACATGAAGCTGAGGAGGTTCCCAGGGGTGCTCACCCTGACCCCTCGCCCCGTGCCTCCCTCCCGCTGCGGTGGCCATCCCGCCTGGGTGTAGGCAGCAGTACCTTGTCAGCAGTGGGGACCACAGGTGGGGTGAGGATGCTGGGGGGTGACTCAGGCCGCTTCTTGTGCTTCTGTTTAAGGCGTTCTTTGTCCTTTCGACtctggggaggaagaagggactGGAACTGATGTTGGGGAACAGTCTGGGTCAGGATAAACACAGCACATGCGTGTGGGGAGTGGGGTCCTTTCAAGGACAAGGCTTTGTGGGCACCATCTCCCCCTATGGAGGGACTGGGGGACTTTGGCGGGACAGGAGTGGCCCAGGCAGGTTCCTCTGAGAGCCGAcagcccttccccctcctcctcactGCCTGCTAAAAATAGCCCGTCCCATTATCATGCCAGCGACACAGAGCACCGCTCATGTGAGCACACACCCGGGACACCGAGCTGTGCGGAGGGACGGGGGCCGGGCACACCGTGACGTGTGGCGGGGATGCAGGCGTGTGCACTTACAAACTGGACCGACACATGGCTAGACTGTGGCGTGTGTGCAAATGTTGGGGACACTGTCATGTCATGGGGAGGACACGGAGGAACCACACAGATACAAAGAGCCCCAGGGAAGccaagccttcacctcaccctcCGTGACCCTCACATGTCACTTCCTCAGTCCCCTCTCTGCCCTCAGTGGcctcagaggaaggaagggggtagGCCCTATGGCCTTCCAGAGACCTGGGTGGCTTCTTGAAAGAAACAGGTGTTTGTGAGTGggcaggaggggtggagggagaagaCTTTTACCTTCTTCTGGCCCCTCTCGTGGTGGGAAGGGTGCTTCTCCTGCTGCGTGGACGGCGAGGCCGACCTGCTCCTCCGGCCAGCGATAAAGCCGCTACCGCCTGCCCCTGTGCCTCCCCCTCCTCCGCTGCCTCCCCCGCTCGCATGCCGGGATGTTTTCTGGGGAGAGAACCGAGAGGAACTGCCATAACCTCCTCCCACTAGCCTAGGAAAAGGTTCCTGAAGATCagggaccccccacccccacactgcCCGTCACTAAGAGGACCCTGTGTCCTTAATGATACTCTGCTCAATGGAAGTGCATTCCCTAGACTGGAATCCTGGTTTCCCCGCTGGCTTGTCCAGTGCACAAGATTCAGcagcaactgaggcccagagaggtggggCGTCTCGGCCCAGCAACGCATGGATGGAGGCAGCCTCTCACTCTCCGCCCACCTCTTCTCACAGTGCCCTCTCGGCCCCTCTCAGGCCCTGGGCCACGGCCCACTACCACCTCCTTCCCTGGGGTGGAGGACATACAGGACAGCCCTCATGGGAGCCCCTGCTCCCCTGTACTCCATACCCCATCCTCTCCTCCAGACACTTTGCTCCAGCCATCACCCCTTCTCCTTTGTTCCTGGCCCTCCACCAAACACAGTGGTTCCTTTTGTCCCAAAGGACCTGCTGCCCTTAAGAAgcggaggcggggggggggggggagtaaaCATCCATAAGAAAAACCCAGACAACACTTGTGCTGCCATTCCCCCCGGCCAGAGCCTTGGACTCCCCACTGCCTGGGCTGATGGCTTCACCTGTCCTAGACTTATAGCTGTTCCCTCTAAGGCCACCCACTACCTCCCAACCGTCAAATGCAAGCACTAATTTCAGGCCTCGTCTgaccccatccctccccagcGGTGGGCACTGCTTCTACTCTGCTGAGCTCTGAACTCCCCACCTCATGGTTCTCTTCACACTTGAGCCCCCTACCTGATGGGCACCCGGGGATTCCAGCCCCAGCCTTATACACCTGGGGCTGCCACTACCACCCTGCCTGGGGGCCTCACAGCCACCAAATCTGAACATCCCCACTTGGCACCTCCTATGAACCAAACCGAGCTCCCTACGTTGTCTTAAGTTGATATCAAACCCTGCACCTAGATGACCCTATGACTTATGATCCAAAGTAGGACACTTCTGAAAATGAAAGGGGGAGCTATTAATAATTACACCAGGGCAAAAGGCACAAACTGGGACTCTCCGGGGCAGACCAGGACATATGCTAGCCCTACAGAAGCGTACTGCACCCTGTTCACAGCGCCCTCAGGTGCTCAAGCCTCATCCACCCAGCATTGAGAGCCTGAATCCTATGTGCCACCCTCAACTCCTCCTTCTCAGCTACCCTGACATGTAGGCAAGTCTATCTAGAAATGGTTCTAGAACCCAGCTTCATCCCTCCATCCCCCCTTTCTCACAGCTGTCTCCCAGCCGCGCCCTGGCCCTTCAAATCTGGCTTCACAGTGGCTGCCAGGGTaatcttcctaaaacacaaatctgatcgtGTTACCCTCTTGCTTTCAAGCCGCCTTATGAGCCTGTAGCCTGGGGGTGAGGTCCAAGCTGCCTTCCCAGTCAGGCCACGGCATACCTCTCCAGGACACCCCACAGCTTCTGGAAATGCACGTCTCTCCACAAACATGGGTTAGCACCCCTTCTCCCACCTCTCCTTGGGCCCCTGAACCTGGGGCAGAAGCAAGTCCAGCTCTGGCCCTCCTTGGGCTTTTTCGCCTCATCTCCTGCCttgtccctcccccacaccctgtTCTGCCGCTTATGAATGCTTTCTCATCTCGGGACTTTACCCACGCcagtccctctgcctgggattcctttctctctgtctctgcttagCAGGCTGCTGAGGAGCTTCAGACTGTCTGTTCTGAATCCCACACACCAGCTGGGAGATAAATAACAGAATCTTAGTGGGTCTGAGCTTACTCATCCATAGAAACGGGGAAATGCAGTACACCTAGTTCTTAGGGTTTGGGGGACGAtcacacaaaaaaacacacataaagaGATTAGTACAGAGGCTGGGACACAGCGAGCCCCACAAATGTTGGCTCAGCTTAAATGCTGCCTCTTCCTTGAAGCCTCCCAGACTCTGACAGGCAGGGCCTGAGCTCCGTCCTCTGGATGGAGCCTGGTTCGGCTCTGATTCACACCCCTCAACTGTGCTTCAATTATTCCTCATCCAGTGGtgagctcctcaagggcagggacaTAGTTCCTTCCACGTctgtcctcccagccccaggcactGGCCTGGCCTGGAGCCCATACCCTCTAAACCATGGCTGACTGACCCATTCATGCCCAGATGAAACTCACCATTTTGCTGAAGTGGTATTTGCAATAACCACAGTACTTGACATTGTCGACCTCCAGCACTTCCTCCTCACACAGCAGGCCTGCCATCTGGGCACTAACCGAGAAAGGTCAGCCTGAGAAGGGTGGCCACGAACCAGACCAGCCACCTCCCCTGCACCCTCCTAGATCCCTGCGGGGGTGAAGCCAAGACCACCCAAGGAAAGCACTGCCCTCATCTCCAAAGACACAGCAGCTAGCATGAACCTCTTTAGCAGCCCCCCATGGCAAAGCTCGGAGGGGGTTGGTACAGCTGGCTAGAGGACCCTTCAGGGTGGGTGCAGGGCAGGCGGGGCTCTCACCAGGTGACATGGAAAGCTTGTCGACATCCGTGGCGGTTACAGGTCATGCAAGCTCCTGAGGCTGCCTTGCTTTCCCGGCCCTGCTCCTCACAGATGTAACATGTCTGCAGGATACAGTACAATcgtgccctcctccctcccacctgagGGATCCTTTGGTCTCCCCCCTCAATTCCATCCTCTCCACGTGATCCTAAGTCAGGGCTATCCAACAGCACTGTTggtggtgatggaactgttctctACCGCACTGTCTGATGCAGCAGTCACAGACCACGTAAGGTTACTGAGCActggaaatgtggctagtgtgactgaggacctgaattttaaattctatttgattttaattaatttacataaccacatgtggccagtggctactatACTGGACAGTGCAGTCCTTGGACGGTGAGCCCGATAAGGCCAGGGACTGTGTCTGCCTTCCTCACCGGTGAGCTCATCcccacctctgggcctttgcacatgctattccTTCTGCCCGGTACCTGGAACTCTCCCCCCTCATCAAGGATGGCTCCTTCTCATCCCCCAGGTCTCAACCAAAATGTCTCTTTCCTTGACTACTTTATCTAAAGtaagccccccccgcccccccgcaagGTATCCTTTATTTCAGtaccttgtttgttttctttacagcACTTAACACAAGTTGCATTTACTTTATTTGCCTGTTTATTGATATCTATAGTCTTCCCACCCAGAAGTGTGAGTTCCGTGGGGCAGGGAGCACACCTGTCTTGATCAATCTAAACACTGTGTGTCTAGCATCTTGCCCCAgttttggcacatagtaggcactcagtaaaatgtgctcagtgaatgaataagtgaactgCTCGCTAAGGTCTACCTTCAGGCAGTACTTCTGCAAGGGAGCCTACTATTTCACTTGA is a window encoding:
- the MLLT6 gene encoding protein AF-17 isoform X3 — translated: MKEMVGGCCVCSDERGWAENPLVYCDGHACSVAVHQACYGIVQVPTGPWFCRKCESQERAARVRCELCPHKDGALKRTDNGGWAHVVCALYIPEVQFANVLTMEPIVLQYVPHDRFNKTCYICEEQGRESKAASGACMTCNRHGCRQAFHVTCAQMAGLLCEEEVLEVDNVKYCGYCKYHFSKMKTSRHASGGGSGGGGGTGAGGSGFIAGRRSRSASPSTQQEKHPSHHERGQKKSLLPPQSRKDKERLKQKHKKRPESPPSILTPPVVPTADKVSSSASSSSHHEASTQETSESSRDSKGKKSSSHGLSHKGKKLSSGKVSSLQSSPDFSAFPKLEQPEEDKYSKPAARPPSAPPSPSAPEPPKADLFEQKVVFSGFGPIMRFSTTTSSSGRARAPSPGDYKSPHVSGSGTSAGTHKRMPTLSAAPVPVEEAPETGLKEKKHKASKRSRHGPGRPKGSRNKEGTGGPALPSLPGAQLAGFTATAASPFSGGSLVSSGLGGLASRTFGPSGSLPSLSLESPLLGAGIYTSNKDPISHGGGMLRAVCSTPLSSSLLGPPGTSALPRLSRSPFTSTLPSSSASISTTQVFSLAGSTFSLPSTHIFGTPMGAVNPLLTQAESSHTEPDLEDCSFRCRGTSPQESLSSMSPISSLPALFDQTAPCGGGQLDPAAPGTTNMEQLLEKQGDGEAGVNIVEMLKALHALQKENQRLQEQILSLTAKKERLQILNVQLSVPFAALPAALPATNGPVPGPYGLPPQAGSSDSLSTSKSPPGKNSLGLDNSLSTSSEDPHSGCPSRSSSSLSFHSTPPPLPLLQQSPATLPLALPGGPAPLPPQPQNGLGRAPGAAGLGAMPLAEGLLGGLAGSGALPLNGLLGGLNGAAAPNPAGLSQAGGAPALQLPGCLNSLTEQQRHLLQQQEQQLQQLQQLLASPQLTPEHQTVVYQMIQQIQQKRELQRLQMAGGSQLPMASLLAGSSTPLLSAGTPGLLPTASAPPLLPAGALVAPSLGNNTSLMAAAAAAAAVAAAGGPPVLTAQTNPFLSLSGADGSGSGPKGGTADKGASANQEKG
- the MLLT6 gene encoding protein AF-17 isoform X4, whose amino-acid sequence is MKEMVGGCCVCSDERGWAENPLVYCDGHACSVAVHQACYGIVQVPTGPWFCRKCESQERAARVRCELCPHKDGALKRTDNGGWAHVVCALYIPEVQFANVLTMEPIVLQYVPHDRFNKTCYICEEQGRESKAASGACMTCNRHGCRQAFHVTCAQMAGLLCEEEVLEVDNVKYCGYCKYHFSKMKTSRHASGGGSGGGGGTGAGGSGFIAGRRSRSASPSTQQEKHPSHHERGQKKSRKDKERLKQKHKKRPESPPSILTPPVVPTADKVSSSASSSSHHEASTQETSESSRDSKGKKSSSHGLSHKGKKLSSGKVSSLQSSPDFSAFPKLEQPEEDKYSKPAARPPSAPPSPSAPEPPKADLFEQKVVFSGFGPIMRFSTTTSSSGRARAPSPGDYKSPHVSGSGTSAGTHKRMPTLSAAPVPVEEAPETGLKEKKHKASKRSRHGPGRPKGSRNKEGTGGPALPSLPGAQLAGFTATAASPFSGGSLVSSGLGGLASRTFGPSGSLPSLSLESPLLGAGIYTSNKDPISHGGGMLRAVCSTPLSSSLLGPPGTSALPRLSRSPFTSTLPSSSASISTTQVFSLAGSTFSLPSTHIFGTPMGAVNPLLTQAESSHTEPDLEDCSFRCRGTSPQESLSSMSPISSLPALFDQTAPCGGGQLDPAAPGTTNMEQLLEKQGDGEAGVNIVEMLKALHALQKENQRLQEQILSLTAKKERLQILNVQLSVPFAALPAALPATNGPVPGPYGLPPQAGSSDSLSTSKSPPGKNSLGLDNSLSTSSEDPHSGCPSRSSSSLSFHSTPPPLPLLQQSPATLPLALPGGPAPLPPQPQNGLGRAPGAAGLGAMPLAEGLLGGLAGSGALPLNGLLGGLNGAAAPNPAGLSQAGGAPALQLPGCLNSLTEQQRHLLQQQEQQLQQLQQLLASPQLTPEHQTVVYQMIQQIQQKRELQRLQMAGGSQLPMASLLAGSSTPLLSAGTPGLLPTASAPPLLPAGALVAPSLGNNTSLMAAAAAAAAVAAAGGPPVLTAQTNPFLSLSGADGSGSGPKGGTADKGASANQEKG